The window TAACGCTATAAAACAGTTTGTAACAcgataacattttataacagtGTGTAACAATACGCTACACCTTGTTAAGAAATGTTATATGTTATAAACGCTCCCACATTGGTTGAATACGTTGTATAACATCATATAACATTATGTAACAATCAGTTTGGGTTTGTCTTTCGAGAAGGCTGGTAGTGAGTCATAATGGAGGAAGTGCTAATAGGTTTGgcctttattttttgtttgaaaaaaaaagaagaaaaggcGATCTTACTGGATGCGTCGAACTCTGAAAGCGAGAGAACATTACAGTGCTACAAAATATTTGGAGGATTTGGGTATTGATGGCTGTTTGAACGATTTTTTAAGAATGAACagttcagaatttgaatttctcCTGAATTTAGTCGGAAAGAATATTGCTAAGCAGGATACTAATTGGAGGAAATCTATAAATTATACAGAAAGATTTGCAGTTACATTAAGGTTTTTAGCAACCGGTTGCAGTTACGGTAGTCTTGGAGATGTGTTCAAAATATCACACCAACTTATAAGTATGATCATACCGGAAGTATGCGAGGCTCTCGTCGAGGGATTACAAGAATATTTACACGTAAGTACAAATCAATACTTTTATTTCAATGTTAACATTAATAACATTTTGTTCAGAAATGTttaatgaaaatacaataagctaaaatttaattttgcaGTATTTTTAATGACAAATATAGCAAGAAAACGAAAAACGAATGTTGATCCAAAGTAATCATTTGTTTTGGATTGATTGCAACAAATCATCAAATGATTGCGTAGAATCTTCACTGAATTGTGGGACGTTGGTAATTGAAGTTTTATCCAATGAAGTGGATGGACTTGGTGTATTGATATATTCTCTGCTATCAGTGCTAATATTAACCGAAGAAGTGGATGGACTTGGTACACTGTTGTATCCGAAAGCACCAGCAGCATTACTGGGTCTCTCCATCGTATTGGTTGGCCAATCATATTCTCCCGTGGAAGCActgaacaaaatattattaatatgataTTGCGCGGTATTTCTGGCATGagtatttttgatttctttAAGTTTTCTTGCGACATATTCTCCAAAAATATCAGTTTCGTCTCTCTCGCGTCTACTCTCATACATTTCTTTTAAGAGTTTCAAAGCTTCCTCTGATGTTTTATCTTCTGTAACTTGTGGCCTGAATCTTTTACGAAATGTTTTCGGGGCAGTGAATGGCTTCTCATTTGGTACGCCGGAGTCAGTATTAGTGTCACTTATTTGTTTTTCGCTTTCAGTTTCGTTGACctgaaatgaataataataattaagtgcgTTAACTCATCAGAATTACACTTGCGCAAATTGTAGTGGCAACGCAGTTGAGATTATAATTGATTCTTTAACTAGTACAACACTACCTGGCAGTTGTCGCTTtcaattccaaaaaatattatcgCGCATGCGTTGCCGCTACAATTTGAACCTTTCTCATgtagtattttaaattattcttgtTATACGTGTCACATCAATggctaatttattaaataaagctaGATTAGTGTGGAAGTTTACTATGAAACAATTTAAatgtatatgttttattttatttcagatgcCAACATCTGCTCAAGAATGGTTACAGGTTGCAAATAAATTTTTTAATCTGTGGAATTTTCCCCATTGCCTG is drawn from Pectinophora gossypiella chromosome 19, ilPecGoss1.1, whole genome shotgun sequence and contains these coding sequences:
- the LOC126375560 gene encoding uncharacterized protein LOC126375560, translating into MSGFTWSNENVITLIELFQERQVLWNTQMDEYKDRNKKHDAWMQIAAEFNLDKQAIEKKMRSLIGQFQRECKKPKSGAGADDIPKWFAYKKLLFLKDRNKPEETVDGGLSVNETESEKQISDTNTDSGVPNEKPFTAPKTFRKRFRPQVTEDKTSEEALKLLKEMYESRRERDETDIFGEYVARKLKEIKNTHARNTAQYHINNILFSASTGEYDWPTNTMERPSNAAGAFGYNSVPSPSTSSVNISTDSREYINTPSPSTSLDKTSITNVPQFSEDSTQSFDDLLQSIQNK